A genome region from Perca fluviatilis chromosome 20, GENO_Pfluv_1.0, whole genome shotgun sequence includes the following:
- the alms1 gene encoding uncharacterized protein alms1 isoform X1, with the protein MEPPERVVGSSQIPGDEDASQSVGHASRNQLEAQSASQDQQQPRLETHGWELQQGRSFQQEFQDINLSPALSLLPVNFTEYSLFQQSDNEFAPLRAYPDISMASERFHVPPQDRTTRASERGSLSQHPLAQATILSEEEVSSCCSLSQHSLSLINEGRREETVHSPMIATTDRRGVPSRDDTGSREEDLVTLTDPPDKPVGEADEDEAFFLSKNIPAQHLLDLLQKDIGLASSSSSAFSSASKTSVKAAACFPGESKSTQVCKQGIDQSMVRREGPPGEVSLSQQHTQQPDRDLYPDQSQTLSSEVCNITTGSRSTKPDDSSEVLRRELLSEVERRSSREAEAKNQQWKSPTPPGQSLTPYPTGMPEGKPSVTRTNMGGLQSTGPFSAGVERGHREQDLWFSGNQTGIDGSYLGFLPQSQSTPGFFKAPPKSSVKPKLGQLSDIESHKGSSYQSNTGIFPQPAVPAADVHRPDTANRSQEETTSAKVQSLPSLNYMQKVDAWRANQSSGKTSLFDSLALQSFSGISPKKKAYDAVSDSLNHILSQQVESLQQPVVSSAANQDVTQSSSTAPSGFSTRRGEAVGGVPIDKDNTGSATRPSASTFGRSQSHSSLSTIVRSVQKDRQKKRPGEKGNSQTLGDVNHQPNATVQPSPRVSLSQFSDVSLDHDLTLLSSQDSYNSGIKLGASIGASSVVSLEVDNYAPYWTSKQSTPPPLPKPRELNIEERIPLYLHNLGIDQSPSTILTPFVPRGPIREPEFSPTDLCTVKGSIGTPNKSTQPSEGESPHKGQYSRSSILSVDSSISIPLSLDSLGPGATVPERNRWAFPSSDTEAIQSKRRPAPSSLPEKDTYHSTQQQHTDSCLTSSQHTIQLVDRFGSDPSLATRARCGERDLDSPLQTSRSLEEQCAEDSTVSSKALLEIRQLLSQAGNVLSAGSSGSFSASPAPSSLLTDDLFLSLKTKTCKLQDSAFSCANEDPKTRSSLLCARSSSDSLLTSEKVRESSVGRESMTSSRQPNYSSTQALVSAPAKGAHRRPQESTASRGAGSALVLSQSARRAEPEGCSAAPPDNAVPPQPPVVAPLPVSSTQTFTSTPTDIVGVAGEEKRTTLEGPVQSSSSSPILEDTDQELMSDGSSEGSLAVRVAKLLQSESPATMVSSTPSITDQEESKAREWIKLKISGQQCEPLELDKEDRKRIEEIKRELLLKYPLKSQGSTDTESSTTSSIRVQTVQDASWQAALSKAAIVSNNQPSHPLQGLRTDLSDSGAQLQNPPRLDLEAQICEIAAREGVTLPRKNPQALTSITIATRRRSASPSPSTSPAPPLSPAPGLLHLAELSTEAAELPKANRQLPRTVAEEDEATREPASVFEPSGSLRTRNQNLTSTSAPVKPKRRDAVGGQFEEPAPPSQGLGREDANAKEDDTQLFTGDDELSVQNSSRSGVGHEAEQATGSSTLESPARTGHVSHVHLTLSPKATDHTSSTGVHPSRVVAVTGLLRKEFVPLRHTSSAASSPDEGVGLSSPPEWYDVGEPMRRQVPKRPETSTLFKTPVPQGRMTLTSTQSSTPCHRVVVSQRTLTTETPAVPVLLPYKPCGSEELFYIPQTETDISSTNPSDTTMESSHTGSDDAVPPRFSSEVLGHRDTGLDRGVTIRHSEGVYSKRLKTATFKMHEPGHGGASISADGPSQTSATQAPKQSSQVSAAFTKAPLSSNHGASKRDQGTSPTQFPSYDQPKPNRVRFHADLAYDEASHHLDQSPVPQTGEERDQEKRDSGSSSTLDQLWKRFCDQWSLEQSQPTSDREASLLERLERLSRLINNTRGTYTSELQEENLGRRGDDAVGNETKKDIGVVKRSVGCEARGIELKVRRGRKVEGEPPVPHRARTQSLQGDETSQPTDEDGRDSSVSSFSRGSSQSLHLCPADRDESETLSTTSSSTSTVDTARLIRAFGAHRVQNLKTSSSLSKLYSTINEQKEGREQRRGRNKEPPYIVTLSETTGTDESIVAGDSASTSTCTLPSHSGPSRTLAAKKSVKLVSRSIQAGDLEIVSNGTRRHTRDVGTTFPSPGEARTSGQISSFSSNLEKGRGGWRSPAKSRGLQKQRKGKRSPPKTYPEGVSWFISADNLRSEARKENQPEEEELLWRRSAAWFEPYSRINPRREPLRQRQVHEDGNQHDEPDLDPTTKTMSCGLARISLQDALEMHRPEFICESRRRVKRMALQAQERKLQANFCRERDELFSWLGGPRRPAGTALLRRAVPRKEMILRSKQIYETLPEVHRRREEERRKAEYRSYRLNAHLYNKRITNHVLGRRTAWQ; encoded by the exons TCAACTAGAAGCTCAAAGTGCCAGTCAGGACCAGCAGCAGCCCAGGCTGGAAACGCATGGCTGGGAGCTTCAACAGGGGCGCTCTTTTCAGCAAG AATTTCAGGACATTAACCTGTCTCCAGCCCTTTCACTGTTGCCTGTAAACTTCACTGAATATTCTTTATTCCAACAAAGTGACAATGAATTTGCCCCTTTAAG GGCGTACCCTGACATTTCCATGGCATCGGAGAGGTTTCACGTTCCACCTCAGGATCGCACTACTCGTGCCTCTGAACGTGGCTCACTGTCCCAGCACCCTTTGGCCCAGGCAACCATCCTGTCTGAAGAAGAAGTAAGCAGCTGCTGCTCTCTGTCCCAGCACAGTTTGTCGCTAATAAACGAAGGCAGACGAGAGGAAACTGTTCACTCCCCAATGATTGCCACCACTGACAGACGGGGAGTACCATCCAGAGATGACACGGGTAGCAGAGAGGAGGACTTGGTGACACTGACTGACCCTCCAGATAAGCCAGTAGGAGAGGCTGACGAAGATGAGGCATTCTTTCTGAGTAAGAATATTCCTGCCCAGCATCTTCTGGATCTCCTTCAGAAAGATATTGGCTTGGCAAGCAGCAGTAGTAGTGCTTTTTCCTCTGCCTCTAAGACCTCTGTGAAGGCTGCTGCATGTTTTCCCGGAGAATCTAAAAGCACTCAAGTTTGCAAACAGGGCATTGACCAAAGCATGGTTAGAAGAGAAGGTCCTCCAGGTGAAGTTTCTCTTTCCCAGCAGCACACGCAACAACCCGACAGAGATTTATACCCCGACCAATCTCAAACCTTGTCGTCGGAGGTCTGCAACATCACCACGGGGTCCCGTAGTACTAAACCTGACGACAGTAGTGAAGTGTTGCGCAGAGAGCTGCTGTCTGAGGTAGAGAGGCGCAGCAGCCGTGAAGCTGAAGCTAAAAACCAACAGTGGAAAAGTCCTACACCACCCGGTCAATCTCTCACACCATATCCCACGGGGATGCCTGAAGGCAAGCCAAGTGTGACCAGAACAAATATGGGTGGCCTGCAATCGACAGGACCGTTTTCAGCAGGTGTTGAACGGGGTCACAGAGAGCAGGACCTCTGGTTCTCAGGGAACCAAACAGGGATTGATGGGTCCTACCTCGGTTTCCTTCCACAGTCTCAATCCACTCCGGGGTTTTTCAAGGCCCCCCCTAAATCAAGTGTCAAGCCTAAATTAGGACAACTCTCTGACATAGAATCACATAAAGGGAGCTCTTATCAGTCAAACACAGGGATCTTTCCACAGCCAGCTGTTCCTGCAGCTGATGTCCATCGCCCAGACACAGCAAATCGGAGCCAAGAAGAAACCACCTCTGCAAAAGTCCAGTCTCTCCCAAGTCTCAACTATATGCAGAAAGTAGACGCTTGGAGGGCAAATCAGAGTTCAGGCAAGACGTCACTGTTTGATAGCTTGGCACTGCAAAGTTTTTCTGGCATCTCTCCTAAAAAGAAAGCTTACGATGCAGTGTCTGACTCCCTTAATCACATCCTGAGTCAGCAGGTGGAAAGTTTACAACAGCCTGTTGTTTCAAGCGCTGCCAATCAGGATGTCACACAGAGCTCCTCCACGGCTCCTTCTGGCTTTTCTACAAGAAGAGGGGAGGCGGTAGGCGGTGTTCCTATCGATAAAGATAACACCGGCTCTGCAACTAGACCCTCTGCCTCAACCTTTGGCAGGTCACAGTCCCACTCCTCTCTTAGCACCATTGTCAGGTCGGTCCAGAAAGATCGGCAGAAAAAAAGACCTGGAGAAAAGGGGAACAGTCAGACTCTGGGCGATGTCAATCATCAGCCAAACGCCACAGTTCAACCGTCGCCTCGCGTGAGCCTAAGCCAGTTCAGTGATGTGTCACTTGATCACGATTTGACACTCTTAAGTTCCCAAGATAGTTACAACAGTGGAATTAAGTTGGGAGCTTCCATTGGAGCTTCTTCTGTTGTCAGCCTAGAAGTTGATAACTATGCCCCGTACTGGACTTCAAAACAATCAACACCACCACCTCTGCCCAAACCGCGAGAGCTCAACATTGAAGAACGAATCCCG TTGTATCTCCATAACCTGGGCATTGACCAGTCACCCTCAACGATCTTAACTCCATTTGTACCCAGAGGCCCAATCAGAGAGCCGGAATTCTCTCCCACTGACCTCTGTACAGTTAAAGGATCTATTGGAACCCCAAACAAGAGCACCCAACCATCTGAAG GTGAAAGTCCTCATAAAGGACAGTATTCCAGATCCAGTATTCTGTCAGTGGACTCCAGTATATCCATACCGTTGAGCCTTGACAGTCTTGGTCCAGGTGCTACTGTCCCAGAGCGGAACAGGTGGGCTTTTCCTTCATCGGATACAGAAGCTATCCAGAGTAAACGCAGACCAGCGCCCTCTTCCCTCCCTGAAAAAGACACTTACCATTCCACTCAGCAACAGCACACGGACAGCTGCTTAACTAGCAGCCAGCATACCATCCAGCTAGTAGATCGTTTTGGCTCTGACCCCTCGTTAGCTACCAGGGCTAGGTGTGGGGAAAGAGACTTGGATTCACCCTTGCAAACTAGCCGGAGTTTGGAGGAGCAATGCGCCGAAGACTCTACGGTTAGCTCCAAGGCCTTGTTGGAGATCCGTCAACTACTCTCTCAGGCGGGGAATGTGCTATCTGCTGGGTCTTCTGGGAGTTTCTCAGCTTCCCCTGCACCATCCAGTCTGCTCACTGATGACCTATTCCTCTCACTGAAGACGAAAACCTGCAAACTCCAGGACTCCGCGTTCTCCTGTGCTAATGAGGATCCCAAAACTCGATCCTCCCTGCTATGCGCTAGGTCCTCATCTGACTCCTTGCTGACctcagagaaagtgagagaaagcTCCGTTGGCCGAGAGAGTATGACCTCATCGCGGCAACCTAATTATTCATCCACACAAGCTCTTGTTTCTGCACCAGCCAAAGGTGCACACAGAAGGCCACAAGAAAGCACCGCTAGTAGAGGTGCAGGGTCAGCCCTTGTCCTCTCCCAATCAGCTCGACGGGCAGAGCCCGAAGGCTGCAGTGCAGCTCCCCCTGACAACGCAGTCCCACCGCAGCCACCAGTCGTTGCGCCTTTACCAGTTTCGAGTACACAAACGTTCACCTCTACTCCTACTGACATAGTGGGTGTCGCAGGGGAGGAAAAACGGACTACGCTGGAAGGTCCCGTACAGAGCAGCTCCTCCTCGCCCATCCTCGAGGACACCGATCAGGAACTGATGAGCGACGGGAGTAGCGAGGGCTCGCTGGCAGTCAGAGTTGCCAAGTTACTGCAGAGTGAATCTCCGGCCACCATGGTGTCCAGTACACCCAGCATCACTGACCAGGAGGAGAGCAAAGCCAGAG AGTGGATTAAACTGAAGATATCAGGGCAGCAGTGTGAGCCTCTGGAGTTGGACAAAGAAGACCGAAAGCGGATTGAAGAGATCAAGAGAGAGCTGCTGTTAAAATACCCTTTAAAG AGTCAGGGGAGCACAGATACAGAGAGCAGTACAACATCCAGTATTAGAGTCCAAACTGTGCAGGATGCGTCTTGGCAAGCAGCATTATCGAAGGCGGCAATCGTCTCTAACAACCAGCCATCCCATCCTCTGCAGGGCCTCCGCACAGATCTCTCAGACTCCGGCGCGCAGCTTCAAAACCCCCCTCGCCTGGATCTAGAGGCTCAGATATGTGAGATTGCTGCCAGAGAAGGGGTAACCCTCCCTAGGAAAAACCCTCAGGCCCTCACATCTATTACCATTGCCACCCGCAGGCGGTCcgcctccccctctccctccacgTCGCCTGCACCTCCTCTCAGTCCAGCGCCAGGGCTGCTCCACCTGGCCGAGCTCTCAACAGAAGCAGCTGAGCTTCCTAAAGCTAACAGGCAGCTTCCCCGTACCGTGGCTGAAGAAGATGAGGCGACCAGAGAGCCAGCGTCAGTGTTTGAACCAAGCGGTAGTCTTCGCACCAGAAACCAAAATCTGACTTCTACGTCGGCACCAGTGAAACCGAAGAGGCGAGACGCTGTAGGAGGCCAGTTTGAAGAACCCGCCCCACCCTCACAGGGTTTAGGTAGAGAGGATGCGAATGCTAAGGAGGACGACACCCAATTGTTCACGGGAGACGACGAGTTATCTGTCCAGAACAGCTCTCGTTCCGGTGTTGGTCACGAAGCTGAGCAGGCCACAGGTTCCTCCACATTGGAATCCCCAGCCAGGACGGGTCACGTCTCGCACGTCCATCTCACTCTGTCCCCCAAAGCCACCGATCACACCTCTTCCACCGGTGTCCACCCCAGTCGTGTTGTTGCCGTTACAGGGTTGCTACGTAAAGAATTTGTCCCCCTCAGACACACCTCTTCTGCTGCCAGCAGCCCGGACGAAGGTGTCGGTTTGTCCAGTCCACCAGAGTGGTACGACGTCGGAGAGCCAATGAGACGCCAGGTGCCTAAAAGACCTGAGACCTCCACCCTGTTCAAAACCCCTGTGCCTCAGGGAAGGATGACCCTCACATCCACACAATCCTCTACACCGTGTCACAGAGTTGTTGTGTCACAAAGAACCTTAACCACTGAAACACCAG CAGTGCCTGTTCTGTTACCTTATAAACCCTGTGGTAGCGAGGAGCTCTTCTACATCCCTCAAACAGAAACTGACATCTCCTCTACCAACCCTTCTGACACCACCATGGAGAGCTCCCATACAG GCTCGGACGACGCTGTGCCACCACGCTTCAGCAGCGAGGTCCTCGGGCACCGAGACACCGGGTTGGACCGCGGAGTCACCATCAGACACTCTGAGGGCGTCTACAGCAAGAGGCTGAAAACGGCCACCTTCAAAATGCACGAGCCCGGACACGGAG GTGCCTCTATATCAGCAGATGGACCTTCGCAAACAAGTGCGACTCAAGCTCCAAAGCAATCCTCTCAGGTATCAGCTGCCTTTACCAAAGCGCCTTTATCAAGCAACCATGGAGCCTCCAAGAGAGACCAGGGGACCAGCCCGACGCAGTTCCCCAGTTACGATCAACCAAAGCCGAACCGTGTGAGATTTCACGCGGACTTGGCCTACGACGAGGCGAGCCATCACCTGGACCAAAGCCCTGTTCCTCAGACAGGAGAGGAGCGCGACCAGGAGAAGAGGGActctggcagcagcagcactctGGACCAGCTGTGGAAGAGGTTCTGTGATCAGTGGAGCCTGGAGCAGTCCCAACCCACCAGCGACAGAGAGGCGTCACTGCTGGAACGGCTAGAACGCCTGTCCCGTCTTATTAATAACACAAGGGGCACTTACACGTCAGAACTACAAGAAGAAAATCTAGGAAGGAGGGGAGACGATGCCGTGGGGAACGAAACAAAGAAGGATATTGGAGTAGTGAAGAGGAGCGTAGGTTGTGAGGCCAGAGGAATAGAGTTGAAAGTCAGAAGAGGTAGAAAGGTTGAAGGTGAACCTCCTGTCCCTCATCGGGCCCGGACGCAGAGCCTACAGGGAGATGAAACTTCTCAACCTACAGACGAGGACGGCCGTGACTCCTCAGTCTCCAGCTTCTCTCGGGGCTCCTCCCAGAGTCTGCACCTCTGTCCCGCAGACAGAGACGAGTCGGAGACCTTATCCACCACGTCCAGCTCCACGTCCACCGTGGACACGGCGCGGCTGATCCGAGCCTTCGGCGCCCACCGAGTCCAGAACCTGAAAACGAGCTCCAGCCTCAGTAAACTGTACAGCACCATTAACGAGcagaaggaagggagggagcaGCGGAGAGGAAGAAACAAAGAGCCGCCTTACATCGTCACACTGTCGGAGACCACCGGTACTGATGAATCCATA GTTGCTGGTGATTCTGCATCAACCAGCACTTGCACCCTTCCGTCACACAGCGGCCCCTCCAGGACTCTGGCAGCAAAGAAGAGCGTTAAACTGGTCAGCAGAAGCATCCAGGCAG GCGACCTGGAGATTGTCAGTAACGGGACTCGACGCCACACCAGAGATGTCGGAACCACGTTCCCTTCGCCTGGCGAAGCCAGAACTTCCGGGCAGATTTCATCCTTCTCGTCCAACTTAGAGAAGGGAAGAGGAGGGTGGAGGAGCCCCGCTAAGAGTCGGGGGTTacaaaaacagagaaagggCAAGAGAAGCCCGCCAAAGACCTACCCTGAAG GTGTTTCATGGTTCATCTCTGCCGACAACCTGAGGTCTGAAGCGCGGAAGGAGAACCagccagaggaagaggagttgtTGTGGAGGCGGAGCGCTGCCTGGTTTGAACCATACAGCAGAATCAATCCACGGAGAGAACCGCTCCGACAGAGACAAGTCCATGAAGACGGAAACCAACACGATGAACCCGATTTAGATCCAACGACCAAAACGATGTCCTGTGGTTTGGCGCGGATCTCTCTCCAG GACGCTCTGGAGATGCATCGTCCAGAGTTCATCTGTGAGTCCAGGCGGAGGGTGAAGCGCATGGCTCTGCAGGCGCAGGAGAGGAAGCTGCAGGCCAActtctgcagagagagagatgaactcTTCAGCTGGCTTGGAGGACCACGGAGGCCCGCAG GAACTGCTCTGCTCAGGAGGGCTGTTCCCAGGAAGGAGATGATACTGAGATCCAAACA GATTTATGAGACTCTCCCAGAGGTGcacaggaggagggaggaggaaagaagaaaagcaGAGTATCGATCTTACCGGCTGAATGCTCACCTCTACAACAAG AGAATCACCAACCATGTCCTGGGCAGAAGAACAGCCTGGCAGTGA